A region of the Roseovarius nanhaiticus genome:
AAAGACGTTGGAGGAATGGGAAAACGATGTGCGTGGCCCACGGGCGATGCGCCTGTCGATGCTTGCCGGTCTGCTCAACGTGTCGCTATTGTGGCTTCTGACCGGCGAGGGCGACGGCCCCGGCGAGCCGGGCGAGGCGACGTCCTATGTGCGTGGCGGCGAGCAGCTCTTGGACGAGATCCGCGCTATTTCGGCGCAGATGACCCTGAATGCCGAACGGCT
Encoded here:
- a CDS encoding helix-turn-helix domain-containing protein, with protein sequence MNDDSAEKWFDPDATTFGDRLAGAREMAGMTQAQLAKRLGVKKKTLEEWENDVRGPRAMRLSMLAGLLNVSLLWLLTGEGDGPGEPGEATSYVRGGEQLLDEIRAISAQMTLNAERLVRVEGELKALLKASDA